A single region of the Bacteroidales bacterium genome encodes:
- a CDS encoding nucleotidyltransferase domain-containing protein yields MEKIKQEYEPEKIYIFGSFAEGKITSSSDIDFFIVKKTIKPRRERNREVSRLLLDRQVPVDILVYTPAEIARRTRLGDGFILGIINSGKLVYEKK; encoded by the coding sequence GTGGAAAAAATCAAGCAGGAATACGAGCCGGAAAAAATATATATTTTTGGCTCTTTTGCGGAGGGAAAAATCACTTCAAGCAGCGACATTGATTTTTTTATAGTTAAAAAAACAATCAAGCCGCGCCGCGAACGTAATCGTGAAGTTTCCAGACTTCTTCTTGATCGACAAGTTCCGGTTGATATTTTAGTCTATACGCCGGCAGAGATTGCCAGGCGCACCAGACTTGGCGACGGATTTATTTTGGGAATAATTAATTCAGGCAAACTGGTTTATGAAAAAAAATAA